The Candidatus Limnocylindrales bacterium genome has a segment encoding these proteins:
- the rpsJ gene encoding 30S ribosomal protein S10 produces MMSERIRIRLKAYDHRVLDQSVREIVDAVRRTGGRVAGPVPMPTRIERFTVNRSPHVDKKSREQFEIRTHKRLLDILEPTQQTIDSLGKLDLPAGVDVEIKLH; encoded by the coding sequence ATGATGAGTGAGCGCATCCGCATCCGTCTCAAAGCGTACGATCATCGCGTACTGGACCAGTCCGTGCGCGAGATCGTCGACGCAGTTCGCCGCACGGGCGGGCGCGTCGCCGGACCCGTACCCATGCCCACGCGCATAGAGCGTTTCACCGTGAACCGCTCTCCGCACGTGGACAAGAAATCGCGCGAGCAGTTCGAGATCCGCACTCACAAGCGGCTTCTCGACATCCTCGAGCCCACGCAACAGACGATCGACTCGCTCGGCAAGCTCGACCTGCCTGCCGGCGTCGACGTCGAGATCAAGCTGCACTAG
- the tuf gene encoding elongation factor Tu (EF-Tu; promotes GTP-dependent binding of aminoacyl-tRNA to the A-site of ribosomes during protein biosynthesis; when the tRNA anticodon matches the mRNA codon, GTP hydrolysis results; the inactive EF-Tu-GDP leaves the ribosome and release of GDP is promoted by elongation factor Ts; many prokaryotes have two copies of the gene encoding EF-Tu), producing TPFFNGYRPQFYFRTTDVTGVCTLPEGTEMVMPGDTINIAVNLITPIAMDEGLRFAIREGGRTVGAGVVVKITE from the coding sequence CACGCCGTTCTTCAACGGCTACCGGCCCCAGTTCTACTTCCGCACCACCGACGTCACGGGCGTATGCACGCTGCCCGAGGGCACCGAGATGGTGATGCCGGGTGACACCATCAACATCGCGGTCAACCTGATCACGCCCATTGCCATGGATGAGGGCCTGCGCTTCGCCATCCGCGAAGGCGGCCGCACCGTGGGTGCCGGCGTGGTCGTGAAGATCACCGAGTGA